The Staphylococcus sp. 17KM0847 DNA segment AGATTATCAAGCAGACTGCTCTCAAAGCAGGGCTCCATAAAAGTCTAACACCACATACATTGCGTCATTCTTTTGCAACACATTTATTAGAAAATGGCGCAGATTTAAGAGCAGTTCAAGAGATGCTCGGTCATTCGGATATTTCAACAACACAACTTTATACACATATTTCGAGCGCACAAATTCGACAAGCATATCAAACATATCACCCTAGAGCTTAATGTAGCTCGATTGTATCTTAGCCCACGCTGATTAGTGATGGGCTCCTTTTATGTTGAGTTATCGGATAAGTTGAATATCAATATTCATTGATTGCGTAGCGCCCACGCTGTTTTACGTGCTGCAATAACATCAGAACGATCTCTATACTTATGATGATGTATAATGTTCTCAGACTGAATGAGCGTATCACACCAATAATATGTAGGATATGATCTTTTTAAAGCTTTTTTCATATCATGCGTTATGGGTAAAGCAATGGGGGAGAAAGGCAATTGAGAATGAGTCGCTTCAATGAGCATATTTAACTGACTGCGATACTGTGAAGCCTCTATCCCTAATTGTAACATCACACTATCATCATCATACGGTTCGACGATATCATATGCTTTTTGATATAATCGTCGCGCACCTATAAAGTTTTGACGTCGGTAATGGTATGAAGCCGTAGCAAATAATATTAAACTAACAATCATATCATTTTTAGAGTAGTGAGGTTGTGCTTTCCATGCCTCTTCTAAAATATCATGACATAAAAAGTAATGTTGCTTCGTATGAAACTGATAATAAAAATCAATCAGTGCATGTTGCATCTGTATCGCTCCTCTCCTAAATGTATTCTTATTCATAAACATGCTATAATAAATGCATTGAACATGCTGATAAAGTGAGGCTTTTTTAATGTATGAAGTAAAATTAGATGCCTTTAGTGGCCCTTTAGATTTATTATTACATCTCATCCAACAATTTGAAATAGATATTTACGATATACCTATGAAAGCATTAACCGAACAATATATGCAATATGTGCATGCTATGAAACAACTAGAAATCAATGTGGCAAGTGAATATTTAGTCATGGCTTCAGAACTTTTAATGATTAAAAGTAAACTATTGTTGCCAGACTATACATCTGATGAAGTGGTTGAAGAAGATCCACGAGAAGCACTTGTTGGCAAGCTGATCGAATACCAAAACTATAAAGCCTACGCAGAAATGTTAAACAAAAAAAAAGAAGAGCGATGCCATTACTATACAAAAACACCTTCTGATTTATCAGACTATGAACAATCCGAACGTATTCCTGAAGGTACAACAATTGATCTTACAGCACTTATTGTTGCATATCAAAAAATGAAAACACGTATTGCACTCAAAAAGCCAACGCAAGTCAACATCCAAAAAGAAACGTATACCATTCAACAATCGACAGCACAAATTTATAAGCAGCTCTCTCATTATGATAAATTATCTTTTTTTGACTTATTTACATTTAATGAATCTATTGAACATGTGGTCACGCATTTTTTAGCTTTATTAGAAATGGCAAAAATAGGTGCTGTAAATATTCAACAAACGAAAGCTTTCCACAATATTGAAATTACTAAAGGAGTCAATTATGGTACACCAGCTCAATAGTGCACTCACAGCACTTTTATATACAGTAGGAGAAGACGGTATTGATACACAACAATTAATGACATCTTTAAATATTGATGAAGAAACACTTATTGCTGAAATAGAAGCTCTAAAGCTCCCCGGTTTAAAAGTTCAAAAATTTGGGGAAACATATGTATTAACAACAGCCAAAGAAATGGAACCGTATATAGAATCTTTAATTATGAATAAGGTTTCAACTAAATTATCACAAGCATCAATGGAAGTTTTATCAATTATTGCGTATAATCAACCTGTTACACGTAGTGATATTGAAATGATACGGGGAATAAGCTCTGATGGTCCTGTTAAGACTTTGATCGCCAAAGGACTTATTGAGCCAAAACAGCAAGCTGAAGCACGAGGGCAACAGCTTTATACAACAGATTTATTTTTAAATGTTTTTGGACTTGAAAGCTTATCTGAATTGCCAACAACAGATGAAGAAGCAGAAGAAATAGAAACATTTTTTAGTAATCTTGTGAATCAGAAAGGACATCCAACACATGAATAATGAACTAGAAAGACTACAAAAACGCATCGCCAATAGTGGATACACATCACGCCGTAAAGCTGAAACACTTATAGAAGAAGGGAAAGTGCAAGTGAACGGTAAAATCATCACAGAGCTAGGAACAAAGGTACGTCCATCTGATGAAGTAAGTGTAAACGGTATCCCTTTAGAAATAGAAGATAAACTTTATATTTTGTTTTATAAACCTTCACAGGTGATTACAAGTGTATCAGATGATCGCGGAAGAAAGGTAGTTACAGACTATTTTGATGATCTCGAAACACGCATCTATCCAGTAGGGCGTCTTGATTATGATACTTCAGGACTATTACTATTAACAAATGATGGTACGTTTACAAACTTAATGACACATCCAAGATACAAAATCCCTAAAACATATGTTGCCAAAATCGAAGGATACATCTTACGTGAACAAGTCAAACAATTAGAACATGGTATCATACTGGAAGATGGCAAAACGCACCCCGCTCAAGTGAAAGTCAAAAAACA contains these protein-coding regions:
- a CDS encoding DUF309 domain-containing protein yields the protein MQHALIDFYYQFHTKQHYFLCHDILEEAWKAQPHYSKNDMIVSLILFATASYHYRRQNFIGARRLYQKAYDIVEPYDDDSVMLQLGIEASQYRSQLNMLIEATHSQLPFSPIALPITHDMKKALKRSYPTYYWCDTLIQSENIIHHHKYRDRSDVIAARKTAWALRNQ
- a CDS encoding ScpA family protein, whose product is MYEVKLDAFSGPLDLLLHLIQQFEIDIYDIPMKALTEQYMQYVHAMKQLEINVASEYLVMASELLMIKSKLLLPDYTSDEVVEEDPREALVGKLIEYQNYKAYAEMLNKKKEERCHYYTKTPSDLSDYEQSERIPEGTTIDLTALIVAYQKMKTRIALKKPTQVNIQKETYTIQQSTAQIYKQLSHYDKLSFFDLFTFNESIEHVVTHFLALLEMAKIGAVNIQQTKAFHNIEITKGVNYGTPAQ
- the scpB gene encoding SMC-Scp complex subunit ScpB, giving the protein MVHQLNSALTALLYTVGEDGIDTQQLMTSLNIDEETLIAEIEALKLPGLKVQKFGETYVLTTAKEMEPYIESLIMNKVSTKLSQASMEVLSIIAYNQPVTRSDIEMIRGISSDGPVKTLIAKGLIEPKQQAEARGQQLYTTDLFLNVFGLESLSELPTTDEEAEEIETFFSNLVNQKGHPTHE
- a CDS encoding pseudouridine synthase; translated protein: MNNELERLQKRIANSGYTSRRKAETLIEEGKVQVNGKIITELGTKVRPSDEVSVNGIPLEIEDKLYILFYKPSQVITSVSDDRGRKVVTDYFDDLETRIYPVGRLDYDTSGLLLLTNDGTFTNLMTHPRYKIPKTYVAKIEGYILREQVKQLEHGIILEDGKTHPAQVKVKKQNKEKNTSIVEITITEGRNRQVRRMFEHFGFNVTKLSRISFGPLTLKGLGAGEGRVLSPHEVKTLRQLAQRGSVH